In one Thermanaerovibrio velox DSM 12556 genomic region, the following are encoded:
- a CDS encoding YgeY family selenium metabolism-linked hydrolase yields the protein MKMEMDFGKIRELAKKYEPDISRFLRDMIAIPSESCQEEKLVQRIKQEMEKVGFDEVVIDPMGNILGYMGNGDRLIAFDAHIDTVGIGNRDNWTFDPYEGYEDDEKIGGRGASDQEGGMASMVYAAKIMKDLGLLEGLRVVMVGTVQEEDCDGLCWQYIVKEDKVRPEFVVSTEPTDGRIHRGQRGRMEIKVKTTGVSCHGSAPERGDNAIYKMAPILQELRALHENLKDDPFLGKGSLAVSEIFFTSPSRCAVADSCWISIDRRLTAGETKELALQQIRNLPAVKAANAEVSLYTYERPAYTGLVYPTECYFPSWVLEEDHPVTKSMVDAFKSVLNREPVVDKWTFSTNGVAIMGLLGIPCIGFGPGHEDQAHAPDEVTWKSELVECAAVYAALPRIYADRYGR from the coding sequence ATGAAGATGGAGATGGACTTTGGGAAGATCCGGGAGCTGGCGAAGAAGTACGAGCCTGACATATCCAGGTTTCTCCGGGATATGATCGCCATCCCCAGCGAGAGCTGCCAGGAGGAGAAGCTGGTCCAGCGGATCAAGCAGGAGATGGAGAAGGTGGGCTTCGACGAGGTGGTTATAGACCCCATGGGTAACATCCTGGGTTACATGGGGAACGGGGACAGGCTCATAGCCTTCGACGCCCACATTGACACCGTGGGAATAGGCAACCGGGACAACTGGACCTTTGACCCTTACGAGGGTTACGAGGACGACGAGAAGATCGGTGGCCGGGGTGCCAGCGACCAGGAGGGAGGCATGGCCTCCATGGTGTACGCCGCCAAGATAATGAAGGACCTTGGGCTCTTGGAGGGTCTGAGGGTGGTCATGGTGGGCACCGTTCAGGAGGAGGACTGCGACGGGCTTTGCTGGCAGTACATCGTCAAGGAGGACAAGGTCCGTCCTGAGTTCGTGGTGAGCACCGAGCCCACGGACGGAAGGATCCACCGGGGTCAGCGGGGTCGCATGGAGATAAAGGTCAAGACCACCGGCGTGAGCTGTCACGGTTCCGCCCCGGAGCGGGGCGACAACGCCATCTACAAGATGGCCCCGATACTTCAGGAGCTTCGGGCCCTTCACGAGAACCTGAAGGACGATCCGTTCCTTGGCAAGGGGTCGTTGGCGGTGTCGGAGATATTCTTCACCAGCCCCTCCCGGTGCGCCGTGGCGGACAGCTGCTGGATATCCATAGACCGCCGGCTAACCGCCGGGGAGACCAAGGAGTTGGCGCTGCAGCAGATAAGGAACCTGCCGGCGGTGAAGGCGGCAAACGCAGAGGTATCCCTCTACACCTACGAGCGCCCCGCCTACACGGGCCTTGTGTATCCCACCGAGTGCTACTTCCCCTCCTGGGTGCTTGAGGAGGACCACCCGGTCACCAAGAGCATGGTGGACGCCTTCAAGAGCGTGCTGAACAGGGAGCCCGTGGTGGATAAGTGGACCTTCTCCACCAACGGTGTTGCCATCATGGGGCTTCTTGGGATCCCCTGCATAGGGTTCGGGCCGGGGCATGAGGACCAGGCCCACGCCCCCGACGAGGTCACCTGGAAGTCCGAGCTGGTGGAGTGCGCTGCGGTTTACGCCGCCCTTCCCAGGATATACGCGGATCGCTATGGCCGTTAG
- a CDS encoding NCS2 family permease, producing the protein MEWLERTFKLSERGTDFRTELLAGLTTFMTMGYIIFVNPGILSKTGMPFGPLMVATCLSAALATICMAFMANYPFALAPGMGLNAFFTFSVVLGMGVSWKVALAAVFVEGIIFILLTLTKIREAVVNTIPVSLKLGISAGIGLFIAFIGLQGAGIIVNNDAVLVQMTNFKGNMPAILAILGLFLMVVLEYFHVKGSVLWGIIAVTIVSIPLGISKLPEGIVSMPPSLSPIFMQMDFSQIAQSSFWIIMFTFFFVDFFDTVGTLVGVASRGGLLDSEGRLPKAREALLADAIGTTAGAVMGTSTVTTFVESASGVEQGGRTGLTALVVAVLFLLATFFSPLVSIVPACATSPALILVGIYMMMGLKELKMDDWTETAPAMLAFFMMPFSYSIAVGIEAGIVSFVVLKLVTGKARELNVVMICLAALFVLARVVGIH; encoded by the coding sequence ATGGAGTGGCTAGAGAGGACTTTTAAGCTGAGCGAACGAGGTACCGACTTTAGGACCGAGCTTTTGGCGGGGCTCACCACCTTCATGACCATGGGATACATCATCTTCGTAAACCCCGGCATCCTTTCCAAGACCGGGATGCCCTTTGGCCCCCTTATGGTGGCCACGTGTCTCTCCGCTGCCCTTGCCACCATATGCATGGCCTTCATGGCCAACTATCCCTTCGCCTTGGCTCCCGGGATGGGGCTTAATGCGTTCTTCACGTTTTCCGTCGTCCTTGGGATGGGAGTCAGCTGGAAGGTGGCCCTGGCGGCGGTCTTCGTGGAGGGCATCATCTTCATCCTGCTCACCCTGACCAAGATAAGGGAGGCGGTGGTCAACACCATACCGGTGTCCCTTAAGCTTGGAATATCCGCGGGCATAGGGCTTTTCATCGCCTTCATAGGGCTTCAGGGGGCGGGGATAATAGTCAACAACGACGCTGTACTGGTCCAGATGACCAACTTCAAGGGCAACATGCCCGCCATCCTGGCCATCCTCGGATTGTTCCTCATGGTGGTGTTGGAGTATTTCCATGTCAAGGGCAGCGTGCTCTGGGGGATAATAGCGGTCACCATAGTCTCCATTCCCTTGGGGATAAGCAAGCTGCCGGAGGGCATAGTGTCCATGCCCCCGTCCCTTTCCCCCATCTTCATGCAGATGGACTTCTCGCAGATAGCCCAATCGAGCTTCTGGATAATAATGTTCACCTTCTTCTTCGTGGACTTCTTTGACACCGTGGGTACCCTGGTGGGGGTGGCCAGCCGTGGTGGGCTCCTTGACTCCGAGGGGCGCCTGCCCAAGGCTCGGGAGGCCCTTCTGGCGGACGCCATAGGCACCACCGCCGGTGCGGTGATGGGCACCAGCACGGTGACCACATTCGTTGAGAGCGCCAGCGGTGTCGAGCAGGGGGGGCGCACGGGTCTCACCGCCTTGGTGGTGGCGGTGTTGTTCCTCTTGGCCACCTTCTTCAGCCCCCTGGTGTCCATAGTCCCCGCCTGTGCCACTTCTCCCGCCCTCATCCTGGTGGGCATATACATGATGATGGGGCTTAAGGAGCTCAAGATGGACGACTGGACCGAGACCGCCCCGGCCATGCTGGCGTTCTTCATGATGCCCTTCTCCTACAGCATAGCGGTGGGCATCGAGGCGGGCATCGTGTCCTTCGTGGTGCTCAAGCTGGTCACTGGCAAGGCCCGGGAGCTCAACGTGGTGATGATCTGTCTGGCCGCCCTGTTCGTGTTGGCCAGGGTGGTAGGTATCCACTAG
- the ade gene encoding adenine deaminase, which yields MTKKGLLPFALGKEPCDLVIRGAKVANLFSMELEDVQVAVKDGVIVGVGSGYEGLETLDAEGMTLIPGMMDGHVHIESSWMIPSRFAEAVVPRGTSAVFADPHEIANVLGPDGVIGMFESSRGLPLDVYLGCPSCVPASEFETCKVPMGPGELRSLRDGGYCQHLGEMMNYPGVLSGDQEVWDKIRVFDGMPLTAHAPGLTGKELCAYVLSGCDGDHEATRLEEAMEKLRRGYWVMMREGSAAPDLEALAPLVRDVPLRCHRCMAVSDDLDARTLMEKGHMDHKVRKLCALGVDPLVALRMVTLSVAEYFGLRGRGAIGPGFAADMALVDSIGSMKVHMVFKDGRLVARDGRLTTPPSSVLSPLLLSRGPDLPEVDVKALAVPAKGGAMLRAILFTPGSLLTGSVAVSPVVEDGFVVPSPEIDLAKLMCRERHRGTGRIGVGFVKGLGLRSGAFGSTVSHDAHNAIVAGMDDRSIKTVLDRLNHLGGGVVVAEGDKILAELPLPVGGLMCDMSTWEVVALQERVDRAIGDLGVSGPHPCMALSFLSLSVIPQLKLTDRGYVNLGEGGVLPLWV from the coding sequence ATGACTAAGAAGGGGCTTCTTCCGTTTGCGCTGGGCAAGGAGCCTTGCGACCTGGTGATCCGGGGGGCTAAGGTGGCTAACCTGTTCTCCATGGAGCTTGAGGATGTCCAGGTGGCGGTGAAGGACGGGGTGATAGTGGGGGTGGGCTCCGGGTACGAGGGGCTTGAGACCTTGGACGCGGAGGGTATGACCCTTATCCCCGGCATGATGGACGGGCATGTGCACATAGAGAGCTCCTGGATGATACCCTCCCGTTTCGCCGAGGCGGTGGTTCCCCGGGGTACCTCCGCGGTGTTTGCGGATCCCCACGAGATAGCCAACGTGTTGGGGCCTGATGGGGTAATCGGCATGTTCGAGTCCTCTCGGGGGCTCCCGCTGGACGTTTACCTTGGTTGTCCCTCCTGCGTCCCCGCCTCGGAGTTTGAGACCTGCAAGGTCCCCATGGGGCCCGGGGAGCTGCGGTCGCTCCGGGACGGTGGATACTGCCAGCACCTGGGGGAGATGATGAACTATCCTGGGGTGCTCTCCGGAGACCAGGAGGTTTGGGATAAGATCCGGGTCTTCGATGGTATGCCCTTGACCGCCCATGCTCCGGGGCTCACCGGTAAGGAGCTTTGCGCGTACGTCTTAAGCGGTTGCGACGGGGACCACGAGGCCACCCGGTTGGAAGAGGCCATGGAGAAGCTGCGTCGCGGCTATTGGGTGATGATGCGGGAGGGATCCGCCGCGCCGGACCTCGAGGCCTTGGCGCCGTTGGTCAGGGATGTGCCCCTGCGGTGCCACCGATGCATGGCGGTTAGCGACGATCTGGACGCCAGGACCCTGATGGAGAAGGGGCACATGGACCACAAGGTGCGCAAGCTTTGCGCCCTTGGGGTGGATCCCCTTGTGGCCCTTAGGATGGTGACGTTGTCGGTGGCGGAGTACTTTGGCCTGAGGGGCCGTGGGGCCATAGGGCCGGGATTCGCCGCGGACATGGCGTTGGTGGACTCCATAGGGTCCATGAAGGTGCACATGGTTTTCAAGGATGGCCGCTTGGTGGCAAGGGATGGGAGGCTCACGACACCCCCTTCATCCGTTTTGAGTCCCTTGCTCTTGTCCCGGGGGCCTGATCTGCCCGAGGTGGACGTTAAGGCCCTTGCGGTTCCCGCCAAGGGGGGAGCGATGCTCCGGGCGATCCTTTTCACCCCCGGTTCCCTGCTAACCGGTTCCGTTGCGGTTTCCCCTGTAGTGGAGGATGGATTTGTGGTTCCCTCCCCCGAGATCGACCTGGCCAAGCTGATGTGCCGGGAGCGTCACAGGGGAACCGGCAGGATCGGAGTGGGTTTTGTCAAGGGCCTTGGGCTTAGGTCCGGTGCCTTTGGCTCCACCGTATCCCACGATGCCCACAATGCCATAGTTGCCGGGATGGACGACCGGTCGATAAAGACCGTTTTGGACCGGCTGAACCATCTGGGCGGAGGGGTTGTCGTGGCGGAGGGTGATAAGATCTTGGCGGAGCTGCCCCTTCCTGTGGGGGGTCTCATGTGTGACATGTCCACATGGGAGGTGGTGGCCCTTCAGGAGCGGGTGGACCGGGCGATAGGGGATCTCGGCGTTTCGGGACCTCATCCGTGCATGGCCCTCTCGTTCCTGTCCCTGTCGGTGATCCCGCAACTCAAGCTCACCGACCGGGGGTACGTCAACCTGGGGGAGGGAGGGGTGCTGCCTTTATGGGTTTAG
- a CDS encoding ornithine carbamoyltransferase: MQSFFRNRHFINLEDFTKEEVETMLEVSFDLKKKFAMGEPTPYLVNKTMFLIFFEQSTRTRNSMEAGLAQLGGHAGYLDSSTMQVSHGESAKDTAIILSSFGHAIACRYCNWGYGNKYLTEMARWAKVPVMNLQCDLYHPFQALADLMTMKEKFGKLERLKVSIIWAYAESHKKPISVPVSQVLLFPRYGMDVVLAHPKGWELPDWVIAQAKANAEKYGGTVTVTDDEEYAYRNAHIVIPKNWGNWVTDQTGLTAAGAVKVVDEKLMAHKSWKCTEEKMALADKDVVYMHALPADRNNEVEDAVIDGPHSIVYDEAENRLHTAKAVMTLLMGGR; encoded by the coding sequence ATGCAGAGCTTTTTCAGGAACCGTCACTTCATCAACCTGGAGGACTTCACCAAAGAAGAAGTGGAGACCATGCTGGAGGTCTCCTTTGACCTGAAGAAGAAGTTTGCCATGGGGGAGCCCACCCCCTATTTGGTGAACAAGACCATGTTCCTGATCTTCTTCGAGCAGTCCACCAGGACCAGGAACTCCATGGAGGCGGGGCTTGCTCAGCTGGGTGGCCACGCGGGCTATCTGGACTCCAGCACCATGCAGGTCTCCCACGGGGAGAGCGCCAAGGACACCGCCATCATCCTCTCCAGCTTTGGTCACGCCATCGCCTGCCGTTACTGCAACTGGGGCTATGGTAACAAGTACCTCACCGAGATGGCCAGGTGGGCTAAGGTGCCTGTGATGAACCTGCAGTGCGACCTGTATCATCCCTTCCAGGCCCTGGCGGACCTCATGACCATGAAGGAGAAGTTTGGTAAGCTGGAGCGGCTCAAGGTCTCCATCATCTGGGCTTACGCGGAGAGCCACAAGAAGCCCATCTCCGTGCCGGTCTCCCAGGTGCTACTGTTCCCCCGTTACGGCATGGACGTGGTGCTTGCCCATCCCAAGGGTTGGGAGCTCCCCGACTGGGTCATCGCCCAGGCGAAGGCCAACGCGGAGAAGTACGGCGGCACCGTCACCGTCACCGACGACGAGGAGTACGCCTACAGGAACGCCCACATAGTGATCCCCAAGAACTGGGGCAACTGGGTCACCGACCAGACGGGTCTTACCGCCGCCGGAGCGGTTAAGGTGGTGGACGAGAAGCTGATGGCCCACAAGTCCTGGAAGTGCACGGAGGAGAAGATGGCCCTGGCGGACAAGGACGTGGTTTACATGCACGCCCTGCCGGCGGATAGGAACAACGAGGTGGAGGACGCAGTGATCGATGGTCCCCACTCCATAGTGTACGACGAGGCGGAGAACCGTCTGCACACCGCAAAGGCGGTCATGACCCTCCTCATGGGAGGAAGGTAA
- a CDS encoding uracil-xanthine permease family protein: MSNQVDSAVGDRELVYQLHGRPSLGVALPLGLQHVLAMFTGNLAPVFVVAGVVSLSKPDMIIMIQAAMIISGITTLIQLYPIGKKNWFLPRIGGELPIVMGTSFAFVPTSITVGQMYGISGIMGGALLGSIVEFIMGIFIKPLKRFFPPLVVGSVLIAMGSKLLAVGVNYFAGGVASKDYGSPKNLLLGTLVLVTVLFLQKFGKGMVKISSLLIAILVGYVAAIFMGMVDFSPVANAGWISVPRPLHFGMTFHLDAILSFAAVYIVSGLETIGNTSGITIAAFNREATTEETSGAIMGDSFGSALAALFNTLPNTAFGQNAGLVAMTKVVNKWCIATGAMVLILAGLFPKVGAIISVMPNSVLGGAVVTVFAMIMLNGIKMLAKSGFSDRNMLVLGITFGIGMGFSSVPALLEHLPKLLQFLFRDTVTSVCIVSILANIIFPDPEEGEKKFVIEVEE; this comes from the coding sequence ATGTCTAACCAGGTAGATAGCGCTGTTGGGGATAGAGAGCTTGTGTATCAGCTTCACGGCCGTCCCTCCCTTGGTGTGGCCCTTCCTCTGGGGCTTCAGCACGTGTTGGCCATGTTCACTGGGAACCTGGCGCCGGTTTTCGTGGTGGCGGGAGTTGTCTCCCTCTCCAAGCCGGACATGATAATCATGATCCAGGCGGCGATGATCATCTCCGGCATAACCACCTTGATCCAGCTTTATCCGATCGGGAAGAAGAACTGGTTCCTCCCAAGGATAGGCGGGGAGCTGCCGATAGTCATGGGCACCTCCTTTGCCTTCGTGCCGACCTCGATAACCGTGGGGCAGATGTACGGCATATCGGGGATAATGGGAGGGGCACTGCTTGGAAGCATCGTGGAGTTCATAATGGGGATATTCATAAAGCCCCTTAAGCGCTTCTTCCCCCCCCTTGTGGTGGGGAGCGTGCTCATAGCCATGGGTAGCAAGCTGCTGGCGGTTGGGGTGAATTACTTCGCCGGTGGTGTGGCATCCAAGGACTATGGATCCCCTAAGAACCTGTTGTTGGGCACCCTCGTGCTCGTTACGGTGCTCTTCTTGCAGAAGTTCGGCAAGGGGATGGTGAAGATCTCAAGCCTTCTCATCGCCATATTGGTGGGCTACGTGGCCGCCATATTCATGGGCATGGTGGACTTCTCCCCGGTGGCCAACGCGGGGTGGATCAGCGTGCCTAGGCCCCTCCACTTCGGCATGACCTTCCATCTTGATGCCATACTCAGCTTCGCTGCGGTGTACATAGTCTCGGGCCTTGAGACCATAGGCAACACCTCTGGGATAACCATAGCGGCCTTTAACCGGGAGGCCACCACAGAGGAGACCTCCGGGGCCATAATGGGAGACAGCTTCGGATCCGCTTTGGCGGCGCTATTCAACACCCTTCCGAACACCGCCTTCGGCCAGAACGCGGGGTTGGTGGCCATGACCAAGGTGGTGAACAAGTGGTGCATCGCCACCGGTGCCATGGTCCTGATACTGGCTGGTCTCTTCCCCAAGGTAGGGGCTATCATATCCGTGATGCCCAACTCGGTTCTGGGCGGTGCGGTGGTCACGGTTTTCGCCATGATAATGCTGAACGGCATAAAGATGCTCGCCAAGTCGGGCTTCAGCGACAGGAACATGCTGGTCTTGGGGATAACCTTCGGCATAGGCATGGGCTTCAGCTCCGTGCCCGCGCTGTTGGAGCACCTGCCCAAGCTGCTTCAGTTCCTCTTCAGGGATACGGTTACGTCGGTGTGCATAGTATCCATCCTGGCCAACATCATCTTCCCGGATCCCGAAGAGGGGGAGAAGAAGTTCGTCATAGAGGTTGAGGAGTAG
- a CDS encoding deaminase — MKFRTPETITAEELHKMLDVIEHRILPLTEDFVRKGHNLFGGAVLDPVSLDPIVVGSNRRSDNPVFHGEVETLLRFYEQKDRPKAEETVFLATHEPCCMCFSALAWCGFKEAWYLFDYTETDKDFNMPDDLIMLKELFGSQDIRRRNSYLNLYSIKEAAKQSEDAERLMARIESLKEKYKALPVVL, encoded by the coding sequence ATGAAGTTCAGGACTCCCGAGACCATAACGGCGGAAGAGCTGCACAAGATGTTGGACGTGATAGAGCATCGGATACTGCCTTTGACGGAGGATTTCGTCCGCAAGGGTCATAACCTCTTTGGGGGGGCGGTGCTGGACCCGGTGAGCCTGGATCCGATAGTGGTGGGCAGCAACCGCAGGTCCGACAACCCGGTGTTTCACGGGGAGGTGGAGACCCTCCTTAGGTTCTATGAGCAGAAGGACCGTCCCAAGGCGGAGGAGACGGTTTTCCTGGCCACCCACGAGCCCTGCTGCATGTGTTTCTCCGCCCTGGCCTGGTGCGGCTTCAAGGAGGCATGGTACTTGTTCGACTACACCGAGACCGACAAGGACTTCAACATGCCCGATGACCTCATAATGCTGAAGGAACTCTTCGGCAGCCAGGATATAAGGCGCAGGAACTCCTACCTTAATCTTTACAGCATTAAAGAGGCGGCCAAGCAGTCTGAGGATGCGGAGCGCCTCATGGCCCGGATAGAGTCCCTCAAGGAGAAGTACAAGGCCCTCCCGGTGGTGCTGTAG